The following are encoded in a window of Crocosphaera sp. UHCC 0190 genomic DNA:
- a CDS encoding 2OG-Fe(II) oxygenase — MSYYHQYSEAFSPKYLSELQGQILASPYFTVNNLNRDFVGTKGFSLAFQRSHLSNVIQRFPYFKLYLNRAIQEECNAFYLNPLLLEQGSRVDPHIDRSLRSYCDKILPPLVVSVLYIQVPLNLEGGELILRSKKRQLGQISPQVNTLLFFQGDLIHSVNPVKTPGIRLSLVCEQYNLDESQLREIPEIKLESRAVKQKQKVKSKK; from the coding sequence TTGTCCTACTATCATCAATATTCCGAAGCGTTTTCTCCCAAATACTTAAGTGAGTTACAAGGGCAAATTTTAGCCTCTCCTTATTTTACGGTTAATAATCTCAATCGTGATTTTGTGGGAACAAAGGGGTTTTCTCTTGCCTTTCAGCGATCGCATTTAAGCAATGTTATACAACGCTTTCCTTACTTCAAACTTTATCTAAACCGAGCCATACAAGAGGAGTGTAATGCGTTTTACCTCAACCCTTTATTACTAGAACAGGGTTCTCGCGTTGATCCTCATATTGATCGTTCTTTGCGTTCCTACTGTGACAAGATTTTGCCACCTCTTGTGGTTAGTGTTCTTTATATTCAGGTTCCCCTCAATTTAGAAGGGGGAGAATTGATATTGCGCTCGAAAAAACGCCAGTTAGGACAAATCTCGCCCCAAGTTAATACTTTATTATTTTTTCAGGGAGATTTAATTCATTCAGTTAATCCGGTTAAAACCCCTGGTATTCGTTTAAGTTTGGTTTGTGAACAATACAATCTTGATGAGTCACAATTAAGAGAAATTCCCGAAATTAAATTAGAATCAAGGGCAGTTAAACAGAAGCAAAAAGTAAAAAGTAAAAAGTAA
- the hypE gene encoding hydrogenase expression/formation protein HypE, giving the protein MTNFNLSCPIPLDQYPQVLLAHGGGGKLMQQLLEKMFFPAFKTSNDSPPHDSAVITLPGDKIAFTTDSYVIHPLFFPGGDIGSLAINGTVNDLAMSGARPLYLSVGLILEEGLQMESLWRVVQSLQKAAQTANIKIITGDTKVVDRGKGDGIFINTAGVGIIEHNQTIAPQSVQPGDVILLSGDLGRHGIAIMAVREGLEFETTIESDCAPLHQIILAMINQGVDIHCLRDLTRGGLASALNEIAVSAGVRINIKETAIPVREDVQGACEILGFDPLYVANEGRFVAFIPPNSVDTALEIMQSFAQDACIIGQVAPEKSKTGLVTLESRIGANRIVDMLSGEQLPRIC; this is encoded by the coding sequence AAGCTCATGCAGCAGTTACTAGAAAAGATGTTTTTTCCTGCCTTTAAAACCTCTAATGATTCCCCCCCCCATGACTCTGCTGTAATCACCCTTCCTGGGGATAAAATCGCCTTTACAACTGATTCTTATGTGATTCATCCCCTCTTTTTTCCTGGGGGAGATATTGGCAGTTTAGCTATTAATGGAACCGTCAATGATTTAGCCATGAGTGGGGCCCGTCCCCTATATTTAAGTGTAGGATTGATCCTGGAAGAAGGACTACAAATGGAAAGCCTATGGCGGGTAGTTCAATCCTTACAAAAAGCGGCTCAAACTGCTAACATTAAGATTATTACAGGAGATACAAAAGTCGTTGATCGGGGTAAAGGAGACGGCATATTTATTAATACCGCAGGAGTGGGAATTATTGAACATAATCAAACAATTGCCCCCCAAAGTGTGCAACCAGGAGATGTTATTTTACTCAGTGGAGATCTCGGTCGTCATGGAATTGCTATCATGGCAGTGAGAGAAGGATTAGAATTTGAAACCACCATTGAAAGTGACTGCGCCCCCCTACATCAGATTATCCTAGCAATGATCAATCAAGGGGTTGACATTCACTGTTTAAGAGATTTGACGCGAGGAGGGTTAGCCAGTGCCTTAAATGAAATCGCCGTTAGTGCAGGTGTAAGGATTAACATTAAAGAAACGGCGATTCCGGTGCGAGAAGACGTGCAGGGGGCTTGTGAAATTTTAGGATTTGACCCCCTTTATGTGGCCAATGAAGGCCGATTTGTGGCGTTTATTCCCCCAAATTCCGTCGATACAGCTTTAGAAATTATGCAATCTTTTGCTCAAGATGCTTGTATTATTGGTCAAGTTGCCCCAGAAAAAAGCAAAACAGGCTTAGTCACCTTAGAGAGTAGAATTGGGGCAAACCGTATCGTTGATATGTTAAGTGGGGAACAATTACCCAGAATTTGTTAA
- a CDS encoding histidine phosphatase family protein: MSFQQTVWIARHGNRLDFVNPEWFNTAVRRYDPPLSEDGVIQAQQLGKRLQSEKIAHIFASPFLRTIQTANQVAEMLDLPIKLEAGLGEWHNPEWMSENPEIHPRELLEKDYPRIDWNYASYLVPEYPENEAKMMMRMAKIVGKLVTDYSEDILLVGHGASVIGITQGLMPDNPPFKASLCCLVKIVKEGNNWQIELQGDTSHLTETEDNIRFV, from the coding sequence ATGTCATTTCAACAAACTGTTTGGATCGCAAGACATGGAAACCGTCTTGATTTTGTCAATCCTGAGTGGTTTAATACTGCCGTTAGACGTTACGATCCCCCCTTATCAGAAGATGGGGTAATTCAAGCCCAACAATTAGGAAAAAGACTACAATCAGAGAAGATAGCCCATATTTTCGCCTCTCCTTTTTTACGCACTATTCAAACCGCAAATCAAGTGGCAGAAATGCTTGATTTACCCATTAAACTAGAAGCAGGGTTAGGGGAATGGCATAATCCTGAGTGGATGAGTGAAAATCCAGAAATTCATCCCAGAGAATTATTAGAAAAAGACTATCCTCGGATTGACTGGAATTATGCCTCTTATCTTGTTCCTGAATATCCTGAAAATGAAGCAAAAATGATGATGAGAATGGCTAAAATTGTCGGGAAATTAGTAACTGATTATTCCGAGGATATTTTATTAGTTGGTCATGGTGCATCAGTGATAGGAATTACTCAGGGATTAATGCCTGATAATCCACCATTTAAAGCTTCTTTATGTTGTTTGGTTAAAATCGTAAAAGAAGGGAATAATTGGCAAATAGAATTACAAGGAGATACATCCCATTTGACTGAAACAGAAGATAATATTCGTTTTGTTTGA
- a CDS encoding helix-turn-helix domain-containing protein, translated as MNQTTTYSANHQQLSQLMQSANITNFDQLSEVSGVSQWQLNRLLVGLMPKLPIETLLKLSKTLQVTLEQLLTSFKIDDSLAEDWQIGNQLTSSFSPSSAEHLQQEYQHLQQQLEQQKETLEQEFQKSSLAVLESWLLQWPTAAIVSQKNPQLSAVKLLPLVKPIFELLKQWGLEMNATVGETIPYDPQFHQLLEGGGTAEPGELVVVRYVGYRQGDKLLHRAKVSPVKKDEE; from the coding sequence ATGAATCAGACAACAACTTATTCCGCCAATCATCAACAGTTATCTCAACTGATGCAGTCAGCTAATATCACCAATTTTGATCAATTGAGTGAGGTTTCTGGGGTATCTCAATGGCAGTTAAATCGACTATTGGTGGGGTTAATGCCCAAACTACCTATTGAAACTCTATTAAAGTTATCTAAAACCTTACAAGTTACCTTAGAACAGTTGTTGACTTCTTTTAAAATCGATGACTCCTTAGCAGAAGATTGGCAAATAGGCAATCAATTAACCTCATCCTTTAGCCCCTCAAGTGCCGAGCATTTACAACAAGAATATCAACATCTACAACAACAACTAGAGCAACAAAAAGAAACCTTAGAACAAGAGTTTCAAAAATCAAGTTTAGCTGTCTTAGAATCTTGGTTACTTCAATGGCCAACGGCGGCAATTGTTTCTCAAAAAAATCCCCAACTTTCTGCGGTTAAATTATTACCGTTAGTTAAACCTATTTTTGAGTTACTGAAACAATGGGGACTAGAAATGAACGCCACCGTTGGGGAAACTATTCCCTACGATCCGCAATTTCATCAACTCTTAGAAGGAGGAGGAACCGCAGAACCAGGGGAGCTTGTTGTCGTTCGTTACGTGGGTTATCGCCAAGGAGACAAACTGCTACACCGAGCAAAAGTTAGTCCTGTCAAAAAAGATGAAGAATAG